The nucleotide sequence TTCACGCAGGCGGTGGATACGGTCAAGGGCGAGGGCCAAGGCGATGTGTGAGCCGTACACCGAAGCCATCTCTACGTCGGTTGTGGAGAAAGCCCCCTTTCCGGATGATCGGCCAAGGACCAGGATCCCCTGAGGGTCGCCCTGGGCGCTGAGGTCCATTGCCAGCAGGGTTCCCGGCTGCCCGGCCCGGTCGACGGGGAAGAGGCGCCAGGGGTCCTGGACGGTTGAGGACGATCCATCGTTGCGGCCTTGAATGCCGGTGGAGGCCACGGACAGGACACGTCCCTTAACCGGGGCGGCATTGGCCATGCCATCATCTCTGCCGGCGTGGCCTTCAACGGTGTATTCCCCGGCCTGCTCCGCTGAAGGCAGCAGCACCAAGGCCAGTTCTGCTCCGGATTCGCGCATTGCCCTTTCCGCGATCAGGTCAAGGGAGGCACCTTCAGGCCGGCCGTCGTCGAGCATCCTGCCGGTGATGTCCATGCAGGCTTCGAGCCACGAGGTCCGCCTGCGGGCGTCTTCGTAGAGGCGGGCATTCTCTATTGCCACCCCGGCTGCCGCGGCGAGGGCGACGGCGAGATCCTCGTCTTCGGGGGTAAAGTCTTCTCCGCCGTCCTTCTCCGTCAAATAGAGGTTCCCGAAGACCTTGTCGCGGACCCGGACAGGCACTCCGAGAAATGACTTCATCGGCGGATGATGCTTTGGAAAACCGTAAGCGTTCGGATGCCGGCTGAGATCGTGGAGCCGCAGCGGCATGGGATCGGTGATCAGCAGCCCCAGGACTCCGTGCCCGGTGGGGAGAGGGCCGATGCGGCTTGCCAGGTCTTCGTCGATGCCGACTGTGATGAAGTGGCTGAGCCCGCCATCTTCGCCTATTACTCCCAGAGCGCCGTAGCGCGCCCGGAGCAGGTCGCAGGCTGAGGCGACCACGCGTTCCAGCACGGACTCCAGGCCCAGGTCTTCGGCCACCGCCACCACGGCTTCGAGGAGACCTCGCGTTCTTTCCTGGGCCTGGAGCAATTCTCCGGCCCTCGCCACGAAGTCCTTGAGGAGTTCCTCCAGCGGTACGCCGGGTACGCCCGGTGGTGTGCCGTGTGGGTCCGGAGTGTCGTTCATCGCTGCCTTTCACCAAGGCCGGCGACCCTCTCCGAGGCATCCCGGCTCCTTGGGTGCCAGCCTACTCCGGGACTCGTTAGGCCTTCCATCAGCGGACGCCCCATCAGTCAATCAGGCAGGGGGTCTTTGTGCCCTGTCACGGAACCGTCGGCCGTCCTAGTGTCGTCGCATGATGAACAAACCTGCAATTCCCGAGGCGGAGAAGCTCGACGCCAACCAATGCTGGCAGCTCCTCCGCAGTGTCTCAGTTGGGCGCCTGGCAGTATGGGCAGTCGATCATCCCGACATTTTCCCCGTCAACTTCAAGGTGGATCACGGAACCTTGGTTTTCCGAACAGGAGAAGGCACCAAGCTGCACGCGGCCCTCGGCGCAACACCTGTGGCCATCGAAGCAGATGGCGTGGATTCCGACACTGGTGTCGCGTGGAGCGTCGTCGTCAAGGGAACAGCGGAAAGCATCAAACTGACGCAGGAAGTGCTGGACACCGTCGGTTTGTTGCTCTTCCCTTGGCAGGCCGGCCGGAAGGACCATTTTGTCCGTATCGTTCCGACGGCCATGACCGGACGACGCTTCAAGGTCACGCCGCCACTGACCTGGTGGAGTCCCTTGGACGACGCTACCCGGGCGTCATTGGAGTAGCCGGCATGTGGGGGAAGCCGGGACCAACGGCCCTAACGACGGCGGCCTGCCGCCGTTAGCGTCAAGGGCATGAACACAAAGCCTCCTGCCGCCGTTGAGCGGCTTGCCCCGGACGACTGCTGGGACCTTTTGGACCAAACCAACGTGGGCCGGCTGGCCGTACTCGTGGACGGGCATCCTGATGTCTTTCCGGTGAACTACGTCCTGGACGGCGACAGCATTGTCTTCCGCACAGGTGCGGGCACCAAGTTCTGGAGCACCATGACGACCTCGTGTGCCTTGGAGATCGACGGCTACGAGCCCGTCAGCGAAAAGGCATGGAGCGTGGTGGCCCGTGGACGGGCACACGTGATCCTGGACCGCCGGGAGAAGGCCGTCGTCGACGCACTCGGACTTGATCCCTGGCAGCCGGGCACCAAGGACAACTACCTGCGCCTGGCGCCTGAAGCACTCACCGGCCGGAGATTCAAGACCAAACGGCCGGACCTCTGGGGAACCCCCTTGAACGACGCACGCGCCCAGGTATTCCGCTGACCCCTTCTCCAAACCGCCCCGCACCCGGGTTAAGGGCTGTAGCGGGGCCTCACACAGGACGGACCTCATGTCATGAAAGCCCTCGTCTACGGCGGCCCAGGCGTCAAAGCCTGGAAGGATGTTCCGGATCCGGTCATCACCAGGCCCGGCGATGCCATTGTTCGCGTTGATACAACCACGATCTGCGGGACGGATCTGCATATCCTCAAGGGCGACGTCCCCGCCGTTCAACCCGGCCGCATCCTTGGACACGAAGCTGTTGGTACGGTCACCGAAACCGGTAGTTCCGTCAGCGGCATCAGCCAGGGTGACCGTGTCATCATCTCCTGCATCAAGTCCTGCGGGCACTGCATCAACTGCCGGAAGGGACTCTTCTCGCATTGTCTGGGCAGCGAAGGGCAGGTGGGCACGGGCTGGATCTTCGGTCACCTCATCGACGGAACCCAGGCTGAATACGTCCGCGTACCCTACGCGGACAACTCCCTGCACAAGCTGCCGGCCGGCGTCGGCGACGACGAGGCGGTCATGCTGTCAGACATTCTTCCCACTGCCTTTGAAATCGGCGTACTCGACGGCCGGGTGGCCCCTGGGGACATCATCGCCGTGGTGGGCGCCGGGCCCATCGGCCTTGCGGCAATGGCGACGGCGGGGCTCTGCGGAGCATCAACGATCATCGCCATTGATCCGAATGACAGCCGCCTGGCCCGGGCAGCCGATTTCGGGGCAACCCACACCGTCAACCCAGGGAACCCGCAATGGGCCAGCGACGTCCTGGCTCTCACCGACGGAGCCGGCGTGGACGTCGCCATGGAAGCGGTAGGGCTTCCGGAGACCTTCGAGATGGCCCTGCGCCTGGTGCGCCCCGGCGGCAGCGTAGCGAACATCGGCGTCCACGGAAAACCGGTCGAGTTGCCTCTCCAGGACCTGTGGATCCGCAACATCAACATCAGCATGGGTCTGGTCAACACGAACACCACCCCGATGCTGCTCCGGCTGGTGGCCCAGCACAAACTGCCGGCCGACAAGTTCGCTACCCACCATTTCCCCCTCGACGGATTCATGGACGCCTACGACACCTTCTCCCGGGCCACCGAGACCGAAGCGTTGAAAGTGGTCCTCAGCAGGAATCACCGTGGGTGACCGCCCGCCGCGGGGGCACGCCCAGTGACACTGCTCGCACGGTTCCCGCTGGTCGCCGGTACCGTACTGGCCATGCTCGCCGTGGGGGCACTGCTGCTCAACGGAAACGGCGCCGCAGCACAGGGCACAGCGACCATCTACGCCCTCTCCGTGGCGCTTTACCGCGCCGGGACAATGGTCAAGGGCCTTTTCCACGGCAGGTGGGGCATCGACCTGCTCGCTGTCACCGCCATCGGCGCGACAGCCGCAGTGGGAGAGTACATCGCCTCCTTGGTCATTGTCCTCATGTTGACCGGGGGTGAAGCCCTGGAGGACTTCGCCCAGGGCCGTGCCACCAAGGAGCTCCGTGCCCTCCTCGCACGCACACCACGCCACGCCCACCGCGAGGCGGATGGCCGGGTGGAGGATATCGGCGTTGACCTGGTCGCGCCCGGAGACGTCCTTCTTGTCAAGCCGGCTGAAACCGTCCCGGTCGACGGAAGGCTGCTGTCCGACGTCGGGACTTTCGACGAGTCCGCACTGACCGGCGAAAGCCTTCCGGCAGAGCGGCTGACCGGTGACTTGCTGCTCAGCGGCTCCGTCAACGGGGCCGACGCAATCCGCATGGTGGCCACGGCATCCGCGATCGATTCCCAGTACAACCAGATCATCGGCCTGGTGAGGGAGGCCGCAGCAAGCCGCGCCCCGACTGTCCGCCTGGCTGACAGGTACGCTGTGCCTTTCACCTTGGTTGCCTTCGTCATGGCGGGCGTGGCCTGGTGGCTCAGCCAGGATCAGGTCCGTTTTGTCCAGGTACTGGTGGTGGCCACACCGTGCCCCCTGCTGATCGCCGCGCCAGTGGCCTTCCTGGCCGGGACCAGCCGGGCCGCCAAGGCGGGGATCATCATCAAGAACGCAGGCACGCTGGAGCAGCTCAGCCGGGTGAGGTCGGCGGTCTTCGACAAGACAGGGACACTCACGCAGGGAAAACCCGTCCTGGCCGGGATTCGTCTCGCTCCGGGGACAGGGCTGTCAGAAGATGATCTCCTGCAGCTGGTGGCATCTGCCGAGCAGTATTCATCGCACATTTTCGCCGCCTCCGTCATTGCGGCGGCCCGCGGACGCGGTTTGTCGCTGCTGCCGGCGACAGGTGCCAGCGAACACGCCACCAATGGCGTGCGCGCCGAGGTCGGGTCGGTGCCGGTCGTTGTGGGAAAGCCCGCGTTCGTGGAAGAGAACACCACCGGCTTTGAGAGCGCAACGCTGGAAGGCGGACAGCTCGCCGTTTACGCGGGGGTCGGGGGAAAGTTCGCCGGAACGCTCATCATGAGCGATCCCTTACGGTCCAATGCCGTTGAGACCCTGGCGGAACTTGGCCGGTTGGGTGTGCGGCACACCATGCTCCTGACCGGGGACGCCTCGTCCACGGCCCGCCACATCGGCCAAAGTGCCGGCATTGACGACGTGGTGGCCGAGTGCCTGCCGCCGGACAAGGTCGCGGCCGTCAAGGCGCTGACGCTGCGGCCGGTCATGATGGTCGGCGACGGCGTCAACGACGCCCCCGTTTTGGCGGCAGCCGACGTCGGCATTGCCATGGGTGCCAAAGGTGCCACTGCGGCAAGCGAGTCCGCGGATGTGGTCATCATGCTCGATGACTTGTCACGGGCCGCGCTGGCCGTGGATATCGGCCAACACACCATGCGGATCGCACGCACCAGCATCTGGACGGGCATCGTGCTCAGTCTTGGCTTGATGGTGGTGGCAATGGCGGGAGTCATCCCGGCGGTAGCAGGGGCGTTGCTCCAGGAGTTCGTGGATCTGGCGACGATCCTGAACGCGCTCAGGGCACTGGGTCCGCGTGCCTCAAAGATGTCCCGCGTGCGGCAGGGCCAAGGCGTCAGTACCGCTCAGGCTCGTCCCCAAGTTCAAAGTAGCGGCCGTGGACCCTTGTAGGGGTGATCTCCACGTAGGTGTATTTGCGGGTGGGGATCCACGGTTTGAGCGGAAGTTTGTCCGCCTCGTCGATTTCTGTCTGGGATTCGATCACCCTTGCCTTGCCTTTGAGGACAACACTCCAGGCCTCGGACCCGACGATCTCCTCGACCTCGAAGGCAACTTTCTCGTTGACGGTCAGTTCGGCCAGCTTTGTTCCCGGATTCGTCCTGAGGAGCAATCGACCTTCGTGGGCGACAAAGTTCAACGGATAGATGTCCGGCTCTCCCAGGACACTGACGGCCAGGCGACCATGCTGGTTCCGTTCGAGCACCTTCCACGAGTCTGCTTCGGAGAGGACGGTGCTTGGTCGTTCGTCGTTTTCCACGGTGTTTCTCCTGCGTGATGTAGGGGCCACAGCGCCGGGTGGGCAGCTGAGAGCTGATGAACGTGATCCTATGGCGGGCACATCGGCCACGACAGGGCCGAAGGTCCCGCGGCCTTGCGCCATGACCTTCGGCTCCGGCGCCCGGGCAGTCCTTGGGAGAAGCCCGGAAGACCGTCGGCAGAGGGGACTTTCTGCCCTACACGTGCCGGTTCGAAGGCGTTAGGCTCGGCGCTATGGAGAACACAGCAACGGCAGAGGACACCAAGGAACTCAGCGTCCACGACTGCTGGAAGTATCTGCAGTCGGTGTCCATCGCCAGGATCGCCCTCATCAATGACGGGTTGCCGGAGATTTTCCCGGTGAACTTTGTCCCGAAGTTTGGAACCGTCCTTTTCAGGACCGGACCGGGAACGAAACTCGACGCCCTCCGGGAGGGATCCGCCCTTTCCTTGGAAGCCGATGGATTCAACCGCTACGGAACCGTCGCCTGGAGCGTCATCCTCAAAGGAAGCCCCGAATTTGTCACCCAGCCAGAGGACATCCAGGAGGCCGTCGAAGCCGGTCTTTCCCCGTGGCAGCCTGGTGCCAAGGACGTCCTGGTCAGGGTCACGCCAACAGAGATCAGCGGACGCCGGTTCGTCATCAGCCCACCGTCCAAATGGTGGCCGCCGCTGGATCCCTCCGCTGCCGACGGGCACGACGACGATACCCGCTAACTGCCGTCAGGTCCCTTTTCTCCGGGGCGCGTCAGGATGGTGGGGCACTGAACGTGCAGCAGCACATGCTGGGCGACGGAGCCGAGGAGTACGCGCAATCCTCCGCGGCCTTTGCGCCCCATGACCAGCACTTGCGCATGCCGGGCCGCGTCCACGAGCGCATCCCCGGGGCCTTTTCCGGCGTCGGAACTTTCCTTGACAATGATGTCCGGGAACTGCCGGCCGGCGTGCTGGGCGGAGGCGCGGAGGACATCCGCGTCCACGGAAGACGCCGCATCGGGGCCCGTGGCGTGGACAAGGATCAACTCCTGACCCAGCCTTGCAGCTTCCGCAGCGCCGAACTCCACGGCGGAGAGAGATTCAGCCGAACCGTCAACACCTACCACCACGCCGGACCGACCCTGCGGGTGGTCGGCAGGAACAACGGCGACGTTGCCCTTGCCTGTGACAGCCACCTGGAAACTGACCGAACCGTACCCTTGCCCTTCTGTGCCTGGTCCACGGTCCGTTCCCACCACCACTAACTCGTAGTCGGCCGACAACGCGGCGATCGTTTCGGCAGGTTCACCTGATAACCGGCGGTGGACGACGCTCAAGCGCGGGAAGGCCGACGTCAAGCGGGCCGCTTCACTTTCAAGAAGGTCATCGCCACGTCGCTGCGCCAGCTGCCGGTCGCGTTCCTTGGGATAGAGCCATTCTCCGGGAACAACATGCACCAAGACCAGGCCGGAACCCATCGAATCCGCCCGGGCAGCAGCCCAGTCCGCAACATGTCCACCGGCCCGGGAACCGTCCAGCGCAACCAGGATCTGATTCTTCACGAACGGAGTTCCCTTCGGTTGCCAACGGTGATGGTCTCCACTATCGGTGGCACAGGCCGCCGTCGCAAGGGCCGGAAGGCCCTCCCACTGTGCGGCACAGTGCGTTAGGGTCCACAGGGAGGGCACGATCCGTTGCAGTACCGGTGACGAGAGGAGAACATGCGCGTCCTTGTACTGAACCCAGGTTCCTCATCGCTGAAGTACCACCTTCGGGAGACCGCCGATGCCGGCCGGGCTGCGGGCATCCTGCTGTCAGGACAGGTTGACTGGCCACCGGGGGAGCGCTCCAGCCCGGATCGCCTGGAGACCGCTTTTGACGAACTGGAGGCCACCATCAAAAGCGTTGGATCCGCGCCGGAAGCAATCGGACACCGCGTTGTCCACGGCGGCGCACAGTTCAGCACTCCGGTTCGTGTCACCGCGGAAGTAACAGCGGCCATTGATGGGCTCAGTCCCTTGGCGCCGCTCCACAATCCGGCCAGCGTTGCCTGTATCGAGACGGCCGGCCAACGATGGCCCGATCTGCCACAGGTTGCGGTCTTTGACACGGCCTTCCATCGCTCCATTCCGGACTTTGCCGCCCGTTATGCCATTCCGGAGGATCTATACCGGGATTATCCCGTGCGGCGATACGGCTTTCACGGAATCTCCGTCGAGATGGCCTGCCAGGACACAGCCGTGTTCCTCGACGGGCCTGTTTCCACCCTGAGCGCTGTGGTGGCCCACGTCGGCAACGGAGCGTCCGTCACCGCCGTCAGGCATGGACTCAGTGTGGATACCTCCATGGGAATGACACCTTTGGAGGGGCTCGTCATGGGCACTCGCTCCGGAGACCTGGATCCATCCGTGGTCCTGCTGTTGCAGCAGGACGGAGCAACCGCGGATGAAGTCGACCACATCCTGAACCACCAATCGGGGCTGCTTGCAGTTGCTGGATCCGCGGACATGAGGACTGTTGGGATGGCTGCCCGCAACGGCGAGCCCCGGGCCCGTCTGGCCATCGACATGGCTGCCTACCGCCTCGCCAAGTACGTAGCCGCGTATTCCATGGTGGTTGGCGGACCCGACGCCCTGGTGTTTACCGGGGGAGTGGGCGAGAACTCTGCGCTGTTCCGGGAGAAGGTGGTGGCCTGGTTGGGACCACTTGGCCTTGGCATCGACGCGGCCCTGAATAACGCGGCCCTGAATAACAAGGCCCCGAATACGGCCGCCCGGGACGGCATCCGCGTGATCAGCACCATGGAATCCACATTTCCGGTGCTCGTAGTGCCCAGCGACGAAGAACGTGCCATTGCAGAATCGACGGCGGCTTTGCTCGCCATGCCAACTGAGGAAGGTTGATCGCGACATGAGCCGGGACTTGAACACCACCGATACCGATCCTAAGCCTGAAGAAGAGAACTTTGACCTCCTGCACCGGTACTGGTCCGCGGCGAACTACCTGACGGTGGCCCAAATCTACCTCCAGGAAAATCCCTTGCTGCAGGAACCACTGGAACCACGGCACATCAAGCCCCGGCTCCTGGGCCATTGGGGCACCAGCCCGGGCCTGTCCCTGATCTATGCTCACCTCAATCGCGTCATCCGCCGCACGGGTGCCCAGGTCCTGATGGTGACCGGACCCGGCCACGGTGGCCCCGCCGTCGTCGCCAATACCTACTTGGAAGGCAGTTACTCGGAGGTTTATCCCGCCGTCGGCAGAGACCTGGAAGGGCTCCGGTCCTTGGTCCGGCAGTTCTCGACGCCGGGAGGCATCGCCAGCCACGTCGGTCCGGCGACGCCCGGATCCATTCATGAAGGCGGCGAGCTGGGCTACTCGCTGATGCATGCCACCGGTGCGGCAATGGACAACCCGAACCTGATTGTTGCCTGCGTCGTCGGCGACGGGGAAGCTGAAACCGGGCCGCTGGAGGGATCCTGGAAAGCGCCATCGTTCATCAACCCGCTCAGGGACGGGGCGGTACTTCCCATCCTCCACCTCAACGGGCACAAGATCTCCGGACCCACTGTGCTGGGCAGACGCTCAAACCTTGCCGTA is from Paenarthrobacter nicotinovorans and encodes:
- a CDS encoding sensor histidine kinase; its protein translation is MNDTPDPHGTPPGVPGVPLEELLKDFVARAGELLQAQERTRGLLEAVVAVAEDLGLESVLERVVASACDLLRARYGALGVIGEDGGLSHFITVGIDEDLASRIGPLPTGHGVLGLLITDPMPLRLHDLSRHPNAYGFPKHHPPMKSFLGVPVRVRDKVFGNLYLTEKDGGEDFTPEDEDLAVALAAAAGVAIENARLYEDARRRTSWLEACMDITGRMLDDGRPEGASLDLIAERAMRESGAELALVLLPSAEQAGEYTVEGHAGRDDGMANAAPVKGRVLSVASTGIQGRNDGSSSTVQDPWRLFPVDRAGQPGTLLAMDLSAQGDPQGILVLGRSSGKGAFSTTDVEMASVYGSHIALALALDRIHRLREQQVVFSDRDRIARDLHDLVIQRLFAAGLSIQSLRRFGAAPTVEGRINAITDELDTSIRDLRNTIYSLRATGDDRELLSTRIMQTIQTGAKALTHAPHLTLTGAIDSLEDDVLVEHLLAVLTESLSNAVRHSGAETITVSVAVEDDALTMELADDGCGFSETGSGNGLDNMVRRAAELNGSCIITSTPGKGTSLTWTVPLR
- a CDS encoding pyridoxamine 5'-phosphate oxidase family protein; this translates as MMNKPAIPEAEKLDANQCWQLLRSVSVGRLAVWAVDHPDIFPVNFKVDHGTLVFRTGEGTKLHAALGATPVAIEADGVDSDTGVAWSVVVKGTAESIKLTQEVLDTVGLLLFPWQAGRKDHFVRIVPTAMTGRRFKVTPPLTWWSPLDDATRASLE
- a CDS encoding pyridoxamine 5'-phosphate oxidase family protein; the encoded protein is MNTKPPAAVERLAPDDCWDLLDQTNVGRLAVLVDGHPDVFPVNYVLDGDSIVFRTGAGTKFWSTMTTSCALEIDGYEPVSEKAWSVVARGRAHVILDRREKAVVDALGLDPWQPGTKDNYLRLAPEALTGRRFKTKRPDLWGTPLNDARAQVFR
- a CDS encoding zinc-dependent alcohol dehydrogenase family protein: MKALVYGGPGVKAWKDVPDPVITRPGDAIVRVDTTTICGTDLHILKGDVPAVQPGRILGHEAVGTVTETGSSVSGISQGDRVIISCIKSCGHCINCRKGLFSHCLGSEGQVGTGWIFGHLIDGTQAEYVRVPYADNSLHKLPAGVGDDEAVMLSDILPTAFEIGVLDGRVAPGDIIAVVGAGPIGLAAMATAGLCGASTIIAIDPNDSRLARAADFGATHTVNPGNPQWASDVLALTDGAGVDVAMEAVGLPETFEMALRLVRPGGSVANIGVHGKPVELPLQDLWIRNINISMGLVNTNTTPMLLRLVAQHKLPADKFATHHFPLDGFMDAYDTFSRATETEALKVVLSRNHRG
- a CDS encoding heavy metal translocating P-type ATPase — protein: MLAVGALLLNGNGAAAQGTATIYALSVALYRAGTMVKGLFHGRWGIDLLAVTAIGATAAVGEYIASLVIVLMLTGGEALEDFAQGRATKELRALLARTPRHAHREADGRVEDIGVDLVAPGDVLLVKPAETVPVDGRLLSDVGTFDESALTGESLPAERLTGDLLLSGSVNGADAIRMVATASAIDSQYNQIIGLVREAAASRAPTVRLADRYAVPFTLVAFVMAGVAWWLSQDQVRFVQVLVVATPCPLLIAAPVAFLAGTSRAAKAGIIIKNAGTLEQLSRVRSAVFDKTGTLTQGKPVLAGIRLAPGTGLSEDDLLQLVASAEQYSSHIFAASVIAAARGRGLSLLPATGASEHATNGVRAEVGSVPVVVGKPAFVEENTTGFESATLEGGQLAVYAGVGGKFAGTLIMSDPLRSNAVETLAELGRLGVRHTMLLTGDASSTARHIGQSAGIDDVVAECLPPDKVAAVKALTLRPVMMVGDGVNDAPVLAAADVGIAMGAKGATAASESADVVIMLDDLSRAALAVDIGQHTMRIARTSIWTGIVLSLGLMVVAMAGVIPAVAGALLQEFVDLATILNALRALGPRASKMSRVRQGQGVSTAQARPQVQSSGRGPL
- a CDS encoding pyridoxamine 5'-phosphate oxidase family protein, whose product is MENDERPSTVLSEADSWKVLERNQHGRLAVSVLGEPDIYPLNFVAHEGRLLLRTNPGTKLAELTVNEKVAFEVEEIVGSEAWSVVLKGKARVIESQTEIDEADKLPLKPWIPTRKYTYVEITPTRVHGRYFELGDEPERY
- a CDS encoding pyridoxamine 5'-phosphate oxidase family protein, which translates into the protein MENTATAEDTKELSVHDCWKYLQSVSIARIALINDGLPEIFPVNFVPKFGTVLFRTGPGTKLDALREGSALSLEADGFNRYGTVAWSVILKGSPEFVTQPEDIQEAVEAGLSPWQPGAKDVLVRVTPTEISGRRFVISPPSKWWPPLDPSAADGHDDDTR
- a CDS encoding universal stress protein — protein: MKNQILVALDGSRAGGHVADWAAARADSMGSGLVLVHVVPGEWLYPKERDRQLAQRRGDDLLESEAARLTSAFPRLSVVHRRLSGEPAETIAALSADYELVVVGTDRGPGTEGQGYGSVSFQVAVTGKGNVAVVPADHPQGRSGVVVGVDGSAESLSAVEFGAAEAARLGQELILVHATGPDAASSVDADVLRASAQHAGRQFPDIIVKESSDAGKGPGDALVDAARHAQVLVMGRKGRGGLRVLLGSVAQHVLLHVQCPTILTRPGEKGPDGS
- a CDS encoding acetate/propionate family kinase; translated protein: MRVLVLNPGSSSLKYHLRETADAGRAAGILLSGQVDWPPGERSSPDRLETAFDELEATIKSVGSAPEAIGHRVVHGGAQFSTPVRVTAEVTAAIDGLSPLAPLHNPASVACIETAGQRWPDLPQVAVFDTAFHRSIPDFAARYAIPEDLYRDYPVRRYGFHGISVEMACQDTAVFLDGPVSTLSAVVAHVGNGASVTAVRHGLSVDTSMGMTPLEGLVMGTRSGDLDPSVVLLLQQDGATADEVDHILNHQSGLLAVAGSADMRTVGMAARNGEPRARLAIDMAAYRLAKYVAAYSMVVGGPDALVFTGGVGENSALFREKVVAWLGPLGLGIDAALNNAALNNKAPNTAARDGIRVISTMESTFPVLVVPSDEERAIAESTAALLAMPTEEG